The following are from one region of the Andrena cerasifolii isolate SP2316 chromosome 1, iyAndCera1_principal, whole genome shotgun sequence genome:
- the LOC143375892 gene encoding uncharacterized protein LOC143375892 isoform X1, which yields MEPGSTMARSRGSRLSASSEIVPRKTALSSGVKYDVADGVLLSAIQQRNSRQKAKRILEDSWKVNGLQAARVKCNSSVKGTSCTVNKYSIVASRGELARNNCAARETPAPCIVNKKSKPIGVNASTRAKYQDSFLGDKFPGKQLPGDATGSKDLKKLERVIRKSFTVPVNFREGLSTSEKTVPRPTEEGILKRSSAFLASLTHSAGRTTEKGTHDGSARLRKSCSSVYDVENDAPNKYATLKGYFSILSSPTSANQPLRRSPSVHTLPIERKKKSGGRVKKSVSFSSDTSFEEKRAPYKRAAVHEAKVYHQGVLQDRNARETPVATKVPPPWETASEGRLALLRAARDADDAALNQIAVQVRKFGARDMDVNIADSSGRVVYLRYQTAISYMAGNGASTMLELALSFEGVDPNIPDNEGNTPLHFAAQAGQTDCLNILLQRYPDIEVDARNAAGFTPLMKAALQGRTKCAKILLFAGANPTLRDHGRGLRAEQWARFCGRYVCAEVIERFARHRLLERSTSCRWGSEPELAAKVLQGKVVPIPTSPLLSPSSGLKSKIRRVFRTTSGPDRSFSLVSQLTSAALCASSPALPKSSEVPPVVKSLLRPLSVPQLRVTLVSPQDFLEQTKDKYGSNFTEKIENTAVKPSRSKKKSK from the exons ATGGAGCCTGGATCGACAATGGCGAGGAGCCGAGGAAGCAGGCTGTCGGCGAGCAGCGAGATCGTCCCTAGGAAGACCGCTTTGTCCAGCGGAGTTAAGTACGACGTGGCAGACGGCGTGCTTCTGTCCGCGATACAACAACGAAATTCCCGACAA AAAGCCAAGCGGATCCTCGAGGACAGCTGGAAAGTAAACGGTCTCCAGGCGGCGCGAGTAAAGTGCAATTCTTCGGTAAAGGGCACTAGCTGCACCGTGAACAAGTACAGTATCGTCGCCTCTAGGGGAGAGCTCGCTCGAAATAACTGCGCGGCGAGAGAGACGCCGGCGCCGTGCATCGTTAACAAGAAGAGCAAGCCGATCGGCGTCAACGCTAGTACCCGCGCCAAATATCAGGACAGCTTTCTCGGAGATAAGTTCCCGGGCAAACAGCTCCCCGGCGACGCCACAGGATCCAAGGACTTGAAGAAGCTCGAGCGCGTCATTCGCAAGTCGTTTACCGTCCCCGTCAACTTTCGTGAAG GTCTTTCAACCAGCGAGAAGACAGTGCCAAGGCCAACCGAGGAGGGTATTCTGAAAAGGTCCTCCGCCTTTTTGGCCAGTCTCACCCACTCCGCGGGTAGGACAACAGAGAAGGGAACGCACGACGGCTCCGCGAGGCTGAGGAAGTCTTGCTCGAGTGTCTATGACGTGGAAAACGACGCCCCGAACAAGTACGCCACTCTAAAGGGGTACTTTTCGATCCTGAGCAGCCCGACCAGCGCGAACCAACCACTGCGACGTTCGCCGAGCGTTCACACGCTACCGATAGAACGGAAAAAGAAGAGCGGCGGCCGCGTGAAGAAATCGGTGTCCTTCAGTTCTGACACGAGCTTCGAGGAGAAACGCGCGCCGTATAAAAGAGCCGCCGTTCACGAGGCCAAGGTCTATCACCAAGGTGTCCTGCAAG ATCGGAACGCGCGCGAGACCCCGGTTGCCACGAAAGTGCCGCCGCCGTGGGAAACAGCCTCCGAGGGCCGGCTGGCCCTCCTGAGGGCTGCCAGGGATGCCGACGACGCGGCGCTCAACCAGATCGCGGTCCAGGTGCGGAAATTCGGCGCCAGGGACATGGACGTGAACATCGCCGATAGCAGCGGCAGG GTTGTTTATTTGCGATACCAGACAGCCATAAGCTACATGGCTGGAAACGGTGCCTCGACGATGTTGGAGCTAGCTCTGTCGTTCGAGGGGGTGGATCCGAATATTCCCGACAACGAGGGCAACACGCCTCTACATTTTGCCGCGCAAGCGG GGCAAACGGATTGCCTGAATATCCTGCTGCAGAGGTACCCGGATATCGAGGTGGACGCTAGGAACGCCGCTGGCTTTACTCCGCTGATGAAGGCTGCCCTTCAGGGAAGGACCAAGTGCGCTAAAATTTTGCTATTCGCCG GTGCGAATCCGACTTTGAGAGACCACGGACGAGGATTGCGGGCGGAACAGTGGGCCAGGTTTTGCGGGAGGTACGTCTGCGCCGAGGTGATAGAGAGGTTCGCCAGGCATCGGCTTCTGGAAAGGTCAACGTCGTGTCGGTGGGGCAGCGAGCCGGAATTAGCGGCGAAAGTACTGCAAGGAAAG GTGGTGCCTATCCCCACGAGCCCCCTGTTGTCACCATCTTCAGGGTTAAAGTCAAAGATTAGGAGAGTTTTCCGTACGACCTCCGGGCCGGATCGGAGTTTCTCGTTAGTGTCGCAGCTAACTAGCGCCGCTCTTTGCGCTAGCAGCCCTGCGTTACCAAAGTCCAGCGAAGTACCTCCCGTAGTCAAAAGTCTTCTTCGGCCTCTAAGCGTTCCACAATTAAG GGTAACTCTGGTATCGCCGCAAGATTTCCTAGAACAAACCAAGGATAAGTACGGGTCAAACTTCACGGAGAAGATCGAGAACACGGCTGTAAAGCCATCGCGGTCGAAGAAGAAAAGCAAATAG
- the LOC143375892 gene encoding uncharacterized protein LOC143375892 isoform X2, translated as MEPGSTMARSRGSRLSASSEIVPRKTALSSGVKYDVADGVLLSAIQQRNSRQKAKRILEDSWKVNGLQAARVKCNSSVKGTSCTVNKYSIVASRGELARNNCAARETPAPCIVNKKSKPIGVNASTRAKYQDSFLGDKFPGKQLPGDATGSKDLKKLERVIRKSFTVPVNFREGLSTSEKTVPRPTEEGILKRSSAFLASLTHSAGRTTEKGTHDGSARLRKSCSSVYDVENDAPNKYATLKGYFSILSSPTSANQPLRRSPSVHTLPIERKKKSGGRVKKSVSFSSDTSFEEKRAPYKRAAVHEAKVYHQGVLQDRNARETPVATKVPPPWETASEGRLALLRAARDADDAALNQIAVQVRKFGARDMDVNIADSSGRTAISYMAGNGASTMLELALSFEGVDPNIPDNEGNTPLHFAAQAGQTDCLNILLQRYPDIEVDARNAAGFTPLMKAALQGRTKCAKILLFAGANPTLRDHGRGLRAEQWARFCGRYVCAEVIERFARHRLLERSTSCRWGSEPELAAKVLQGKVVPIPTSPLLSPSSGLKSKIRRVFRTTSGPDRSFSLVSQLTSAALCASSPALPKSSEVPPVVKSLLRPLSVPQLRVTLVSPQDFLEQTKDKYGSNFTEKIENTAVKPSRSKKKSK; from the exons ATGGAGCCTGGATCGACAATGGCGAGGAGCCGAGGAAGCAGGCTGTCGGCGAGCAGCGAGATCGTCCCTAGGAAGACCGCTTTGTCCAGCGGAGTTAAGTACGACGTGGCAGACGGCGTGCTTCTGTCCGCGATACAACAACGAAATTCCCGACAA AAAGCCAAGCGGATCCTCGAGGACAGCTGGAAAGTAAACGGTCTCCAGGCGGCGCGAGTAAAGTGCAATTCTTCGGTAAAGGGCACTAGCTGCACCGTGAACAAGTACAGTATCGTCGCCTCTAGGGGAGAGCTCGCTCGAAATAACTGCGCGGCGAGAGAGACGCCGGCGCCGTGCATCGTTAACAAGAAGAGCAAGCCGATCGGCGTCAACGCTAGTACCCGCGCCAAATATCAGGACAGCTTTCTCGGAGATAAGTTCCCGGGCAAACAGCTCCCCGGCGACGCCACAGGATCCAAGGACTTGAAGAAGCTCGAGCGCGTCATTCGCAAGTCGTTTACCGTCCCCGTCAACTTTCGTGAAG GTCTTTCAACCAGCGAGAAGACAGTGCCAAGGCCAACCGAGGAGGGTATTCTGAAAAGGTCCTCCGCCTTTTTGGCCAGTCTCACCCACTCCGCGGGTAGGACAACAGAGAAGGGAACGCACGACGGCTCCGCGAGGCTGAGGAAGTCTTGCTCGAGTGTCTATGACGTGGAAAACGACGCCCCGAACAAGTACGCCACTCTAAAGGGGTACTTTTCGATCCTGAGCAGCCCGACCAGCGCGAACCAACCACTGCGACGTTCGCCGAGCGTTCACACGCTACCGATAGAACGGAAAAAGAAGAGCGGCGGCCGCGTGAAGAAATCGGTGTCCTTCAGTTCTGACACGAGCTTCGAGGAGAAACGCGCGCCGTATAAAAGAGCCGCCGTTCACGAGGCCAAGGTCTATCACCAAGGTGTCCTGCAAG ATCGGAACGCGCGCGAGACCCCGGTTGCCACGAAAGTGCCGCCGCCGTGGGAAACAGCCTCCGAGGGCCGGCTGGCCCTCCTGAGGGCTGCCAGGGATGCCGACGACGCGGCGCTCAACCAGATCGCGGTCCAGGTGCGGAAATTCGGCGCCAGGGACATGGACGTGAACATCGCCGATAGCAGCGGCAGG ACAGCCATAAGCTACATGGCTGGAAACGGTGCCTCGACGATGTTGGAGCTAGCTCTGTCGTTCGAGGGGGTGGATCCGAATATTCCCGACAACGAGGGCAACACGCCTCTACATTTTGCCGCGCAAGCGG GGCAAACGGATTGCCTGAATATCCTGCTGCAGAGGTACCCGGATATCGAGGTGGACGCTAGGAACGCCGCTGGCTTTACTCCGCTGATGAAGGCTGCCCTTCAGGGAAGGACCAAGTGCGCTAAAATTTTGCTATTCGCCG GTGCGAATCCGACTTTGAGAGACCACGGACGAGGATTGCGGGCGGAACAGTGGGCCAGGTTTTGCGGGAGGTACGTCTGCGCCGAGGTGATAGAGAGGTTCGCCAGGCATCGGCTTCTGGAAAGGTCAACGTCGTGTCGGTGGGGCAGCGAGCCGGAATTAGCGGCGAAAGTACTGCAAGGAAAG GTGGTGCCTATCCCCACGAGCCCCCTGTTGTCACCATCTTCAGGGTTAAAGTCAAAGATTAGGAGAGTTTTCCGTACGACCTCCGGGCCGGATCGGAGTTTCTCGTTAGTGTCGCAGCTAACTAGCGCCGCTCTTTGCGCTAGCAGCCCTGCGTTACCAAAGTCCAGCGAAGTACCTCCCGTAGTCAAAAGTCTTCTTCGGCCTCTAAGCGTTCCACAATTAAG GGTAACTCTGGTATCGCCGCAAGATTTCCTAGAACAAACCAAGGATAAGTACGGGTCAAACTTCACGGAGAAGATCGAGAACACGGCTGTAAAGCCATCGCGGTCGAAGAAGAAAAGCAAATAG
- the Wus gene encoding TM2 and DnaJ domain-containing protein wurst has translation MKTDIGNGHMDGKGNTSPAKEKSTFWAYVFWLFGGLVGAHHVYLERDAHAFVYFSTFGGYLGLGWLRDVFRIPSYVADANENPRFINEFKQKVRTNRKPPFSAVRFAAECAVAYLWAELYRNAIPEDEVCGINFRYLLILTPFVIALGVWVVGNIGREQGSIWVPLCVAYLLYPTLPYIGDDSMWVFSMVIVSSLTFDSFSKQWKLKPRKKRSLVRRFSYLGLAVALYLALLGSYLYFNAAITDSEGEEIKLSEAVRHFLTSPIWLDLKASLAATWTQATNQGFWETWTQLVDLTDPRGEINAYRVLDLSQTATQTEITSRWRTLSRDHHPDKIKGTEQERRLGQERFMEIQQAYEILSKAKNRRQRRNRKSE, from the exons ATGAAGACGGACATAGGAAACGGGCATATGGACGGGAAGGGGAATACATCGCCGGCGAAAGAGAAGTCGACGTTTTGGGCGTACGTGTTCTGGCTGTTCGGGGGACTAGTCGGTGCGCACCACGTGTACCTAGAACGAGACGCGCATGCATTCGTCTACTTCAGCACCTTCGGCGGATATCTGGGTCTCGGATGGCTTCGGGACGTCTTTAGGATTCCTTCCTACGTGGCCGATGCGAACGAGAACCCTCGTTTCATTAATGAGTTCAAGCAGAAAGTCAGGACCAATCGCAAg CCGCCTTTCTCGGCAGTGCGGTTCGCTGCCGAATGTGCCGTCGCGTATCTGTGGGCGGAACTGTATCGCAATGCCATTCCGGAGGATGAGGTCTGCGGGATTAATTTCCGATACTTACTAATCCTCACGCCTTTCGTCATCGCTTTAG GTGTCTGGGTCGTCGGAAATATCGGCAGAGAACAGGGATCCATATGGGTGCCTCTGTGCGTGGCGTACTTGCTTTACCCAACTCTACCGTACATCGGGGACGACAGCATGTGGGTGTTCTCGATGGTCATAGTCTCCAGTTTGACCTTCGATTCGTTCAGCAAGCAGTGGAAGCTGAAgccaagaaagaaacgaagcctCGTTCGAAGGTTCTCTTACCTCGGCCTAGCTGTCGCGTTGTATCTGGCTTTACTAGGCAGTTACCTATACTTCAACGCCGCTATCACCGACAGCGAGGGCGAAGAGATCAAACTCTCCGAGGCTGTTCGGCATTTCTTGACTTCCCCGATTTGGCTGGATCTTAAG GCTAGCCTCGCGGCAACGTGGACCCAAGCGACGAATCAAGGCTTCTGGGAGACATGGACGCAACTCGTGGACCTCACCGATCCTCGGGGTGAAATAAATGCTTATAGA GTTCTGGATCTCTCGCAAACGGCCACGCAAACCGAAATAACGTCCCGCTGGAGAACTCTCTCGAGGGACCACCACCCCGACAAGATAAAGGGAACCGAACAGGAGAGGCGGCTGGGTCAGGAGAGGTTCATGGAGATTCAGCAGGCgtacgaaattctatcgaaggCGAAAAATCGCAGGCAACGCCGCAACAGGAAATCCGAGTGA
- the LOC143375905 gene encoding uncharacterized protein LOC143375905 — translation MEGLTSTKPSHKEWRRTAKKERRRRLRRKAAAHRDADAQRLRAALEKSADYLKWVEQRETEQTEKKQKEKEEHEQQEALWLEEEVRAQKEWAVVQERKQKAREVQLEQDAKIRQEFEVKQEAIRKKQEEEKRKREEEIRKREELLKEIDDYIDSGIKTPEALREVIDSQPGKELCPFFTKTGACRYGDTCSRNHRRVCLSKVILVPGFYTHFSLEKNSAEYDTDVALEFECSETRQHFREFYKDVVPELESFGRIKTLKYCCNTEIHLRGNLYVEYCTEREAARALRKLKGRWYAGRQLNCEFANLKSWRSAVCGMTKCPKGRACNFLHTFKNPHDEYDIKSPPRWAKQSASSSQDVTSSRKSEQRSKSKWEDASDAEGGKNWRWSESPEPEVEHRARNTEARHRRSDERDYRQKSVRDRWHDQSDRDKFIDNVETSSKRCRSRSRKHFEDKAKDDNVSNGRESSRRHSRKHQRRREEDDDLDESKSPRHSHKTHSKSSDRSSRSKSRRYSNKYSKKEKEDRRKIRRKSKGYNEFSEDVARRKSKKNSERLSAEETDNVRHATREISKWDKENSEEISSESAESSDSDSSGTVEAERTEKSRAPRKACAEKSDDEWATTDSEGERAKFKEKQ, via the exons ATGGAAGGGCTTACCTCGACAAAACCAAGTCATAAGGAGTGGCGACGAACAGCGAAAAAGGAGCGTCGCAGGCGCCTGCGACGCAAAGCGGCTGCTCACCGTGACGCGGACGCGCAACGACTGAGGGCAGCACTGGAGAAAAGCGCGGACTATTTGAAGTGGGTCGAGCAGCGCGAAACCGAGCAGACAGAGAAGAAAcagaaggagaaagaggagcaCGAGCAACAAGAGGCGCTGTGGCTGGAAGAAGAG GTAAGGGCCCAGAAGGAATGGGCAGTTGTTCAGGAGCGAAAGCAGAAGGCCCGAGAAGTGCAATTGGAGCAGGACGCGAAGATCCGCCAAGAGTTCGAGGTGAAACAGGAAGCGATTCGCAAGAAGCAGGAAGAAGAGAAACGTAAGCGAGAGGAGGAGATTAGAAAGCGAGAGGAACTGTTGAAGGAGATCGACGATTATATCGACAGTGGGATCAAGACTCCGGAAGCCTTGCGCGAAGTCATCGACAGTCAACCTGGAAAGGAACTCTGTCCCTTTTTCACAAAGACTGGGGCCTGCAG atACGGCGACACTTGCTCGAGAAACCACCGGAGAGTATGCTTGAGCAAGGTGATATTAGTACCCGGCTTTTACACGCATTTCTCGCTGGAGAAGAATTCCGCGGAGTACGACACGGACGTGGCGCTGGAGTTCGAGTGCTCGGAAACGCGGCAACATTTCCGCGAATTCTACAAGGACGTGGTCCCAGAACTCGAGTCCTTCGGAAGGATAAAGACTCTTAAGTACTGCTGCAACACCGAGATCCACTTGCGGGGTAATCTGTACGTCGAGTACTGTACCGAGAGAGAAGCAGCCAGAGCGTTGAGAAAGCTGAAAGGGCGGTGGTACGCTGGTCGCCAGTTAAATTGCGAGTTCGCGAACTTGAAGTCGTGGAGGAGCGCTGTCTGTGGCATGACAAAATGCCCGAAAGGGAGGGCCTGCAATTTTCTGCATACCTTTAAAAATCCTCACGACGAGTACGACATCAAAAGCCCCCCAAGGTGGGCTAAGCAGTCGGCTTCGTCTTCCCAGGATGTTACGAGCAGCAGAAAAAGTGAACAGAG GAGTAAATCAAAATGGGAGGACGCCAGCGACGCTGAAGGTGGTAAGAACTGGAGGTGGTCCGAGTCTCCTGAACCTGAAGTAGAGCACCGCGCGAGGAACACCGAGGCGCGACATCGCCGTTCCGACGAGAGGGATTATCGACAAAAATCTGTGCGCGACAGATGGCACGACCAATCTGACAGAGATAAGTTTATTGATAATGTGGAGACATCGTCTAAACGTTGCCGGTCGAGGTCCAGGAAGCATTTCGAGGATAAAGCCAAAGATGATAACGTTTCGAACGGCCGCGAATCCTCCAGGAGGCATTCAAGGAAACACCAAAGAAGAagagaggaggacgacgactTAGACGAGTCAAAGTCACCGAGGCACTCTCACAAGACACACTCAAAGAGCAGCGACAGAAGTTCTCGTTCGAAAAGTCGTCGATACTCGAATAAGTACTCtaagaaggaaaaggaagatCGTAGGAAAATCAGACGCAAATCGAAAGGTTATAACGAGTTTTCCGAAGATGTTGCGAGGCGAAAATCGAAGAAGAATTCGGAAAGGCTGAGCGCCGAAGAAACTGACAACGTCAGGCACGCGACGCGGGAAATATCCAAGTGGGACAAAGAGAATTCGGAAGAAATTAGCTCTGAGAGCGCGGAGTCCTCCGATTCTGATTCTTCCGGTACCGTCGAAGCCGAAAGAACGGAGAAGTCTAGAGCACCGCGGAAAGCTTGTGCAGAAAAATCTGACGACGAGTGGGCCACGACGGATTCTGAAGGTGAACGAGCGAAGTTCAAGGAGAAACAATGA